The following nucleotide sequence is from Bacillus thuringiensis.
ACGTTCACACTTGAATTATGATTTGTGCGAAAAAGAAGGAGATACACTTTCTCGCATGAAAGATCGGCTAGGTGAAGTGCATTGTATGAATCGAAAAGATGTAAAAGTTTGTGCAGATTGGGTTGTAACTTTACCTGAGAATTTGAAGAGTATTTCCGAAAAAGAACAACGTGAATTTTTCGAGAAAACATATGAATTTTTAAGTAACCGCTATGGCGGAGAAAAAAATGTTTTGTCCGCCAATGTTCATAACGATGAAACAACACCACATATGCATTTTGCTTTTATGCCTGTTGTCTGGGATGAGAAAAAACAACGGGAAAAGGTTTGTGCAAATGATATATTAACTCGTAAAGAGTTAAAAACATTTCATCAAGATTTAGATAAATTTTTAAAACGAGAGATTCCTCATATCTACAAAGAAGGCATTCTAAACGATAAAACAATTGGTGTTGATACTGTTAAAGATTTGAAAAAGCATTCTGAAGAAATCAAAAGACAAAAAGAAGAAATGATTACAGAAATGACCGCAGAAGTGAAAGTTTATAAAGAACCTAAAAAAGTTTTGGAGAACATCGAAGCTTCAGCAAAAAAAGCTATGTTTGGTGATAAGGTTTCTTTGCCCACTAATGAGTATGATAAACTGAAAAATTTAGCAATCTCGAGTGTAAAAACAAAATACCAATTGGATAAAGTAAAAGATTTATCAGATGCGAAAATTGAGGATTTAGAAACTCGTGTTCAGCTTGCTGATCAGCGAGCTGATAATGCCGTAATGCAATTTAGTTTGCTGGAAAAAGAAGTAGACAAGCTTAGAGAAGAACAAAGAAACGCTATTATCTATCAAAGTATGTTGCAAGATATGAACAGAGATTTAGAGATTGGTGAAACTGAAAGAGAAGGTCGTTGGATTTTGTTTAAGCTTGAAAAGGGACATGAGCCTAGAAATCTAGAAGAAGGCGAACACTGGCTTTCTGTGTTAGAGAAGAACAAAAGGGATAAGACAATACCTGAGAAGCGTTTAGAGGGCTTTATAGGGCTTTTAAAAGGGATTCTAGATAAATTATTAGGTAAAGAGAAGAAATTCTCTCAAGAAGGCTTAAAAGGGCTGTCAGAGCAATCAAAAGCGCCGAAGAAAAAATCTAAGAGTCGAGGACATACGAGATAGGATGTGTGCTAGAATAAAAAACGAGCCATGCGGTAACATGACTCGTTTACAAGGGTATTTCAGCAAAAATACCAAAAAATATTCATCTGGTTATAGACTATCATAATTTGACTGATAATCAAATAGCAAAAAATAGGTGTTTTTGTTGATTCCCCTAAACTAGAGGAGGAATTAACTTAGTTATGACAAAAAAAATTATTGATTTTGGACAAGCTGAACAAAAAGCAAAACAACGAGATTTAGAGATTGAAAGACAACAATTTACTGAAGAACATAATGGTGTAGATCAGAATGAAGTAGATGAAGCACTTAAGATTTTAAGCAAGGCTACTGGAGGTAAAGAAATTTACATAGGGACTA
It contains:
- the mobV gene encoding MobV family relaxase — translated: MAHVEKYAKGNVQGLSNHWDRKTENHSNPDIDNERSHLNYDLCEKEGDTLSRMKDRLGEVHCMNRKDVKVCADWVVTLPENLKSISEKEQREFFEKTYEFLSNRYGGEKNVLSANVHNDETTPHMHFAFMPVVWDEKKQREKVCANDILTRKELKTFHQDLDKFLKREIPHIYKEGILNDKTIGVDTVKDLKKHSEEIKRQKEEMITEMTAEVKVYKEPKKVLENIEASAKKAMFGDKVSLPTNEYDKLKNLAISSVKTKYQLDKVKDLSDAKIEDLETRVQLADQRADNAVMQFSLLEKEVDKLREEQRNAIIYQSMLQDMNRDLEIGETEREGRWILFKLEKGHEPRNLEEGEHWLSVLEKNKRDKTIPEKRLEGFIGLLKGILDKLLGKEKKFSQEGLKGLSEQSKAPKKKSKSRGHTR